The genomic stretch GACCATGACGGCCGCCGTCAGGCCGACGAGGGCCTCCATCGGCCGCTCGGGGGCGCCGAGGAGCGCGGCCACGACGGTGACGGCGAGCGCGGTCACGGCCACCTTGCCGCTCCACAGCGACGACGTGAACCGGCCCAGCCGCCGCGACTGGAGCAGCCCGCCGACCGCCAGCAGGGTGTCGCGGACGATGGCGAGGGCCACGAACCAGAGCGGGAGCGACGGCCCGGCCTCTTCGGGACGCGTGAGCAGCGCGACCGTGACGGCCGCCGCGGCCAGCTTGTCGGCCGTCGCGTCGAGGACCTTGCCCCACTCGCTGACGGTGTCGCTCCAGCGCGCGACGCGGCCGTCGAACCAGTCGGTGGCGATGGCGAGGCCGATGAGGGCGAACATGGGACCGAGGGGGCCGCCGCGGTACACCAGCCACGCGATGGGGACCACCAGCACGGCGCGCGACAGACTGAGCAGGTTCGCCGCGGTCCAGAACGCGCCCATCGGGGGCAGGCCGGGAGTACGGACGGGGGGCGTCGGCATGAGGGCGAGGGGCCTGGAGCCAGGGGGCGGAAGATAGCCGCCGGGGCGATCTTGCCCGGACGCCTCCCGCTTGCTCATGTCGACCGTCTGGCTCGTCGCGCTCGTCTCCTCGGCTCTGGTCCAGTGCCTCGGGTGGGCGTGGGTGGGGATCGGGCTGCGGCGCGTGCGCGAGGGGGCGGCCGAGGCAGCCCCGCAAGCGGGATCTCCGACCTCGGGGGAGGCGCCGGGGGGGGCGGCGGACGGGGTGCCGATCAGCGTGGTGGTGGCGGCGCGCGACGAGGCCGACCGGCTTCCTGCGCTGCTGGACGCGCTGGCGGCGCAGACGCACCGGCCGTTCGAGGTGGTGGTGGTGGACGACCGCTCGACGGACGCGACGGCGCAGCGGGTGACGTGGCGCACGACCGACTTCCCGGTGCCGCTCCGGCTGGTGTCGGTGGCGGAGGGGGCGCCCGAGGCGGCGGGGCTTCCGCCGAAGAAGCACGCCCTCGAACGGGGCGCCGAGGCGGCCTCCTTCGACCGGCTCGCCTTCACCGACGCCGACGGTCGGCCGGGGCCGGGGTGGCTGGCGACGCTGGCGCGGGTCGCGGCGGCGGACGCGCGTGCTCCCCAGGAGACAGACGAGGGGGCGGTGCTGGTCGGGTACGGACCGATGGGGCGCGAGGCGGGGTGGCTGAACCGGTTCGCCCGGTACGAGACGGTGCAGACGGCGGCGCTCGCGGCGGCGGGCATCGGGTGGGGGCGGCCGTGGCACGCGGTGGGGCGCAACCTGTCGTACCCGGCGGCGCTGCTGGACCGGCTGGGGGGCTTCGGCCACTCGGCGGGGTCGCTCTCCGGGGACGACGACCTGCTGGTGCAGGAGGTGGCGCGGACGGGTGCGGCGCCGGTCCGCTACGTGTGGGAGGCGCGGGGGGCGGTCCCCTCCCCTGCTCCGAGCGGCTGGGGGGCGTTCTGGCGGCAGAAGCGCCGGCACGCGAGCGCGGGGACGCACTACCCGGTGGGGGTGCTGGTGGCGCTGGGGCTGTTCCACACGGCCAACCTGGTGCTGTGGGTGAGCGTGCCGGTGGTGCACCTGGCGCTGGGGCAGCCGATCGGGTGGGGGCTGCTGGCGGGCAAGCTGATCCTGCAGCGGAGCGTGGTGGCGGACGTGCTGGACGGGCTCGGGGACGAGCCGGACCTGCGGCTGTGGCAGCCGGTCCTGGACGCGCTCTCGGCGGTGTACCACGCGGTGCTGGCGGTGCTGGGGGCGCTGCCGACGCCGACGCGCTGGTGAGGCCGGGTGCGTCCGCCTCGGGGCCGAGGCGGGCGGGTCAGGCGTCGGGAGTGCCGCGTCGGGGGTCGACGACGCGGCGGGCAGCGGCGTACTCGTCGCCGAAGGGGGTGCCGCGGTAGCGGGTCATCATGCGGTCGATGCGCCTGCGGAAGCGGAGGGCGATCTCGGGGATGAGGCGCTCGATGGTGCGGGTGTGGGCTTCGCGCCTGACGACCTCGTCGCGGGGGGCGGAGAGGACGTCGGCGAAGGCGGTGTGGGCGGCTTCGAGGGCGTCGACGTGGGTGGCCTCGGCGCCGTAGTCGGCGAGGGCGGCGGGGTCCTCGGCGCGGGCGGCTGCGAGGACGACGCCGGCGCGGTCGAGGGCGTCTTGCTCGGGGGCGTAGGCGAAGTCGCTGTAGGGGAAGTCGTAGAGGTCGGCGCTGGCTTCGTCGCCGTCTTCGTCGGCCTTGGCGGCGAGGGCCTGGGCGACGGGGAGGGCGGCGGTGGCGAGGGCTTCGCGGTCGGCGTTCTTGGCAGAGCCCTGGGGGGCGTAGCTGGCCTGATCCTCGGCGGCCTGCTCGACCTCGGCGACGCGCTCGCGGACCCAGGTGAGGGCGCGGCCGAGGGCAGGGATGGCGGCCGTCTCGGCGGGGTAGCGGTCGAAGACGGTGAGGGTGGTGCGGTAGCTCTTGAGGCGTGCGGTCTGGTAGTCGTCCACGGCAACGGGTGTGTGAGATGAGTGCTTAAAAACCTAGGGCAGCGACGGTTTTCAATCAAGGGTCTCTTTGCTGGCCTGGATGCAGTCTCGGACCCGGCCGGATGTGTCCGGGGGGATGTCCGGGCCGTCCGGGGCCGGGTCGGGGGCGTCTCGGGCGCGGTCGGAGGGGTCTGGGACCGCGCCGGAGGGCTCTGGAAGCGAGCCTGGGGCGTCGGGGGCCGGGTCGGAGGGCTCCGACGCCGCCTCGGAGGGCTCCGATGCCGAGTCGGAGGGCTCCGATGCCGAGTCGGAAGGCTCCGATGCCGTCTCGGAGGTCTCCGATGCCATCTCGGAGGTCTCCGATGCCGTCTCGGATTGCCTTCACAATTGCCGGGCGCGGGGGGCTGAAGGGTGCTGCCAGCGGGGCGATCCGTGGGTATTGTTGGGGTGTTGTTCGCCGTCTGGCCTGCGCGTTATGCGGCGCGGGGCCGGATAACTCCTGGTTATTCGCACATCGCGGACACACACCTTATGATGCACGTCTAATCACCTTTCCGACCGACCGGCAGCATCGTAGCGTATCGGGCCCGCCCGCCCGCGGCATAACGGAGTTGATGNNNNNNNNNNNNNNNNNNNNNNNNNNNNNNNNNNNNNNNNNNNNNNNNNNNNNNNNNNNNNNNNNNNNNNNNNNNNNNNNNNNNNNNNNNNNNNNNNNNNNNNNNNNNNNNNNNNNNNNNNNNNNNNNNNNNNNNNNNNNNNNNNNNNNNNNNNNNNNNNNNNNNNNNNNNNNNNNNNNNNNNNNNNNNNNNNNNNNNNNNNNNNNNNNNNNNNNNNNNNNNNNNNNNNNNNNNNNNGTAACAGTATGCAACTATTTTTTCATGATGTTGGACTGAAAGGTGCAGAGCGAGACTTCCCAAAGACTGTCTTCGGAGACGTGGCGGTAGAGCTAGTAGAGCGCTCTGCCCCATCTCACTTGAGGGCAGAGATGGTAGACACTCTCCTGTCCTTGTTTCCCTCAGGGACGTTCAACTGCTGGGGAGTGCCAGCCGGAGCGAAGAGCGCAATCGAGCACCTCCAAGTCGGAGACGTTATGGTGCTGATTCGCACGACTGGCGGCGACGGCGATATGCCAGCAATGTGTCCGGTCCAAGCGTTCTGGAAGGAACCGATGCCCAGCTTATCTACTGCACTTTGGGGTAGCGACCGCTTCCCATACGTGTTCTTCTGCAAGACAGAACCGATCGAGTTGACTTGGACGCAGTTCAAGAAAGACGTGGACTACGCTCCCAACTTTCGGCCGAGCGGGAACGTCTACCGGGTCCGGCAGGACCGTCTCCGCAAACACGGTGGTGCGGAATCCTACGTCGAGAGACTTGCTGGCAACACGCTCAAATACCCAACTGGAGCGGCCTCAGGTTCAGTCGCAGAGGTCACACCCAACATAGAGTTCGAAGAGGGGCAGCGGCTCGTGCGCGAGAGGAGCTACTTCAAGCGGAACCCTCAACTTGTCCAAGCCGCCAAGGAGCGTTACAAGTACGTATGCCAAGCCTGCAATTTCCGGTTCCGTGATAAGTATGGCGAGCTAGGAGGCAACTACATCGAGTGTCACCATTTGAATCCTCTCTCTGAGCGGGAGGATGAGGGCAAGTCTTCCAGTACCTCGCTGGACGAAGTGACTGTGCTCTGCTCCAATTGTCACAGGATGGTTCACCGTACTCGCCCAGCTATGCCGCTTGAACGACTCAGAGAGATTATTGCCGGAGTCGGTGCCAGCGGCTAGCTAACCCGCGGCTGCAGGCCGACCCAGGGCTCCAGTGTCCTCGGCTCGTTCTAGCGCCAGCGCTACCTTCGCTTCGTTCGACGCTTGCGGTCGTTGCCCTGGGCGGCTGAGCCGCCATCTGTTATATGGATCCCCACCGATGAGCCAAGCCCGAAGAGAGGACGCGCAGAGGCTCTTCCGGCGCCTGGTGATCTCTGACGAGGATCTGTACGAAGCTCTGAGTTTCGCTGACCTGCTATTGTCGAGGCAGCTGTGCGATCCGCTGGTTGACTGGAACGACGATGGTTTCCTCAATGGGGAAGACCATATCATCCTCCGTGGTCTGTCTCAAAGCGCTATCGTCGCATACTCTCGCCCCTTCCTGAGCAGCAAGGGGGCCAAGGCCGCCAAGCCAGTCCTCCCCGAGAGGATCTGGAAACCGCTCTATGACTCCGACGACCTGGCTCTCCATTACGAGTTGCTGGCACGTAGGAAGCGAGCCGTCGCGCACTCAGATGCGGACGTCTGGGAAGCTGAGGTTGACATTTTCGCGGGGCGCGCAACCGTAGTCACGGGTCCTCCGATTCGGGATTTCGATGAGCAAGAACTCAGGAGGCTCATTTCGATGATTGGGAAGCTGATTGAGGAACTTGCAGATCGGATCGAAGCGCACCGCCAGCTTTTCGTCCCCACACCGCCAGTCAGATCCACATAGCCCGCGACTGCAGACCGACGCGGGGCTCCAGCGTTCTCGATTCGTGCGGGCGTCGGCGTCTACATTGCCTTGTATGAACCTCACGGCGTCAGCCCCGCGCGGCTGAGCCGCAAACTGTTCGCTGGCTTCCGCTCCCTCTTCCTAGCCGTGCAAGAGACGGTCTCCTTCCGCGACTCGCGCGCGAGCATCGTTGCCCTGGTGCTACTGAGTGCAATCGGGCTCGGGCTCGGGCTCGCGATGGTGTTGAGCCCGTCGGCGTTCGTGAGCGAGCCTTCGGGCGTCGGCCGTGGCATCCATACCCGGGAGGTGGCGTTCGTACTCGGGTTCATGGTACTCGGCCTCACGGCTTACATGGTCCGGCTCTCATACCGGAGAGTGCGGACCCAACCTCCAGCGATCGAGCTATCGCCTGGGGGTCTCGCCGTATCGCCAAGCCGTGATCCGATCGATCTCATACCCTGGCAGGACATTGACACCGTGGAGGTGGAGTGGGACGAGCGCGTCCAGTACCTGGTCGTTCGCACAGCGACGGATCGTGTCCGAGTGCCGCATACGCAGGTGAGCGCGAATCTCGAACGAGTGTGCCGAGCGATCAATGACTACAGGGCCCACCTCGCTGCCATATAGGAGCCGGGACGATGGGTGACACGGTCGGCGCGTCCGCCCAGGTGTCGAGGAGACGCGCGGTTCTCCCCGCCTCGGCCCCGAGGCAGGCAGCGTCAGGGGCCGTGGGCGGTGCGTGCCCTGTCCGACTGACCGGCCCGGCGTCCTGAGCGCGGCGAAGCCGTACCCTGTCGGGCCTCCATTCCTCCCGATGCCGCTCCCAATCCGCCTTCTGTCCGTCCCCGCCGGGACTGCTATCACGGCGCCCGGCGTCGGGCTCCCGTCATACGGGGTCCCGGAGCCAGCTCGCAGGCTGGTCGAGGCGTGAGCGTGTCTGAGCCAACCGGTCGAGGGGGACGCGCGGAGACCGTCCGGGCGCTCGTCATCGGGGCGGGGCCTGCGGGGCTGATGGCGGCCGAGGTGCTGTCGGGGGCAGGCGTGTCGGTCGTCGTGGCGGACCAGATGCCGACGCCCGCTCGCAAATTCCTGATGGCGGGCAAGTCGGGCCTGAACCTGACGAAGGTGGACGACGGCTTCGAGGGGGCGTACGGGGAGGTGTCGTCGGCCTTCGCGCGGGCGGTCGCGGCGTTCGGTCCGCAGGAGGTGATGCGGTGGGCCGAGGGGCTGGGCCAGGAGGTGTTCGTCGGCTCGACGGGTCGGGTGTTCCCGGTCGCGATGAAGGCGTCGCCGCTGCTGCGCGCGTGGCTGGGGCGGCTGGACGGGCGCGGGGTGGCGTTGCGGACGCGGTGGCGGTGGGCGGGCTGGCGCGACGGGCGGGCGGTGTTCGACACGCCCGAGGGTCCGCAGGAGGTCGACGCGGAGATCACCGTGCTGGCGATGGGCGGGGCGAGCTGGCGTCGGCTGGGGAGTGACGGCGCGTGGGCGGCGCAGATGCCGGGGTCGGTGGCGCCGTTCCGGGCGGCCAACGTCGGGCTGCGGGTGGACTGGTCGGCGCACATGGCGCGGTGGCACGGCGAGCCGCTCAAGGGGGTCGCGTTCCACGCGGGCGACGTGACGAGCCGGGGCGAGGCGGTGGTCACGACCCGCGGGCTGGAAGGCGGGGGCGTCTACAGCGTCAGCGCGGCCGTCCGCGACGGGGCGGCGCTGACGGTGGACCTGCTCCCGGACCTGTCGCACGCCGTCGTCGCCGAGCGGCTGGCGCAGCAGAGTGCGAAGGCGAGCCTCGCGACCCGTCTGCGGAAGGCGCTCCGCCTCGACGGCGCGCGGGCGGCGTTGTTTCACGAGTTCGGCCGTCCGTTAGGCGCGGACCTGGCGCGCACGATCAAGGCGCTCCCGGTGCGCCACGCGGGCGTGCTGCCGATGGACGAGGCGATCTCGACGGCGGGCGGCCTCCGGTTCGACGCGCTGGACGGGTTCCGGCTGGCGGGGCACGCCGGGGTCTACGCCGCGGGCGAGATGCTCGACTGGGAGGCGCCGACGGGCGGCTGGCTCATCACCGGCTGCCTCGCGACCGGGCGGGCGGCGGCGCGGCAGGCGCTGTCGGAGGCCTCCCCTCCCCGCCTCGGGGCCGAGGCGGGCGGGGTCAGCCCTTGACGGCGCCGAGGGTGAGGCCGGAGATGAGGTACCGGCTCAGGACCAGGAAGAGCGCGATCACGGGAATCGAGACGAGCAGGCTGCCCGCGGCGTAGAGGCCCCACTGGGTCGACATGGAGGCCTGGAAGCCTTTCAGCCCGACCGGCAGCGTGAACAGCTCGGTGTCCTGCAGGACCACCGCCGCGACGACGTACTCGTTCCAGGCACTCATGAACGAGAACAGGGCCGTGATGACGAGCGCGGGCGCGGCCAGCGGCAGGATCACCTTGTAGAAGGCCTGCCACGGGGTCGCGCCGTCGATGCGCGCGGCCTCCTCCAGGCTCGCCGGGATGGTGTCGTAGTAGCCCTTCATCTGCCAGACGCAGAAGGGCAGCGCCGTCGCCGAGTAGATGATGACGATGCCGATGTAGGAGTTGATCAGGCCCAGGTTGATCAGCACGATGTAGAGCGGCAGCAGCAGCATCGTGGCGGGGAACATCTGGGTGACCAGGATGCCGCTCAGCGCAGCCTTTCGCCCTTTGAAGCGGTGCCGCGACAGCGCGTAGCCCGCCGTGCTCGCCAGCGCGACGCCGGTGATGGTGACGACGAGGGCGACGAGCAGGCTGTTGCCGAGCCACCGCAGGAACGGCGTCTCGGTGAGGAGCATGCGGTAGTTGTCGAGCGTCGCGCCGTCGGGGATGAGCGCCAGCGAGCGCGACAGCAGCTGGTCGCCCGGTCGCAGCGAGATCGTCAGGATGCGCGAGATCGGGTAGACCGCGATGAAGACGAACAGCGCGAGCACGCCGTACGCGCCGAGGCGGGAGAGGAGCTTCATGGCGGTCAGCGGGCGGCAGTCATCGCGTCGTCCCCACGATGACGTCGTAGACGTTGGGCGAGCGCCGGTCGACGCGCCCGCCGCCGACCTCCTCGGTGGCGTCGCGCTCGACGCGCCGGAACGTGCCGACGCCGCCGTCGGGCGCGAGGGCACCGACGAGCATGGTCACGCGGGAGCGCCCGAGCGACGGCACGATGAAGGTGGGCAGGGCGAACTGGAGCGAGCCCGTCGAGGGGTCGAACACGGTCTGCCCGGACAGCCGGCCGATCTCGCGGCCGGACGCGTCCTCGACCACGAGCCCGTCGCCGACGAACACGACGACCTCGTAGCCGCCGTCGTCGGGGAAGTCGTAGTCCGCCCCGCGGCCGACGGTTTGGGCGCCGCCGTCCTCGGAGTCGATGGCGAACGCGACGATGGTCTGCCCGCCGGGCCCGAGGTCGGCGAACTCGGCGCGGACGTAGGTCGTGGAGTCGTCGTAGGCGATCTCCAGGTAGGTGCCATCGAGCGCGCCCGGCGTGACGCCCTGCGGGTAGGTGAACGTGGTGGTCCCGCCGCGGTCGTCGCCCTGGGGGTCGGTCTGGGTGAGGCTGACCGAGGCCGACGGGTTGTCGCGCAGGATCTGGGCGTCGCCGAGGGAGCGCTGGTTGGCGACGGCGCGCATGACGGGGTACTCGTCGCGGAGAACCGGCTCGGCGAAGGCGAACCCGTCCCAGGCGTTGCCCGGCGGGGCGGACGGCGCCGACACGACCTCCTCGCCATCGACGGTCGCGCCGCTGCCGGACACTTCCACCTCGAACGCGTCGCGGGCGACCACGGCGGTGTCGCCGCGGGCTTCGGCGAGCGCGACCGCCACGCGGCGTCCGCCGCCGTCGAGGACGAGCGTGGCGCCCTCGGGGAGCGCGCCGCCCGGCTCGACGGCCGCCTGCACGCCGTCGGCGTCCTGGGTCAGGCGCAGGCCGACCGTCCCGCCGCCGAGGCGGAAGCGGACGGCGGTCTCGCCCCAGGTCTCCGGCAGGCGCGGCGCGATCACGAGCGTGTCGGCGCTCGGGTAGGAGACGCCGACGAGGCCCTCCAGGGTCGCCTCCAGGAAGGTGGCGAGGCTCCACGGCTGCACGGGCGCCCCGCCGACCTCGGGCGCGGCCTCGGCCGAGCGGGGGTGCCCGGCGACGAGTTCAGGGATCGCGCCGACCGTGCCGGCGTCGAGCAGCAGCTCGGCCTGCGACCGGATCAGCTGCGCGGCGAACGTGGCGCCGCCCGTCTCCGCCATCATCGTCGCGACCGGCCCGGCGAGCCACGTCCACACGGCGCCGTTGGTGCGGGCGGACGAGGGCGTGTAGAGGCCCGGCGCC from Rubrivirga sp. SAORIC476 encodes the following:
- a CDS encoding CDP-alcohol phosphatidyltransferase family protein produces the protein MPTPPVRTPGLPPMGAFWTAANLLSLSRAVLVVPIAWLVYRGGPLGPMFALIGLAIATDWFDGRVARWSDTVSEWGKVLDATADKLAAAAVTVALLTRPEEAGPSLPLWFVALAIVRDTLLAVGGLLQSRRLGRFTSSLWSGKVAVTALAVTVVAALLGAPERPMEALVGLTAAVMVYSIVKYSIRFAAIWRHGDAALEEDGSTLRAEHRVVKSGADEERA
- a CDS encoding glycosyltransferase; the protein is MSTVWLVALVSSALVQCLGWAWVGIGLRRVREGAAEAAPQAGSPTSGEAPGGAADGVPISVVVAARDEADRLPALLDALAAQTHRPFEVVVVDDRSTDATAQRVTWRTTDFPVPLRLVSVAEGAPEAAGLPPKKHALERGAEAASFDRLAFTDADGRPGPGWLATLARVAAADARAPQETDEGAVLVGYGPMGREAGWLNRFARYETVQTAALAAAGIGWGRPWHAVGRNLSYPAALLDRLGGFGHSAGSLSGDDDLLVQEVARTGAAPVRYVWEARGAVPSPAPSGWGAFWRQKRRHASAGTHYPVGVLVALGLFHTANLVLWVSVPVVHLALGQPIGWGLLAGKLILQRSVVADVLDGLGDEPDLRLWQPVLDALSAVYHAVLAVLGALPTPTRW
- a CDS encoding HNH endonuclease is translated as NSMQLFFHDVGLKGAERDFPKTVFGDVAVELVERSAPSHLRAEMVDTLLSLFPSGTFNCWGVPAGAKSAIEHLQVGDVMVLIRTTGGDGDMPAMCPVQAFWKEPMPSLSTALWGSDRFPYVFFCKTEPIELTWTQFKKDVDYAPNFRPSGNVYRVRQDRLRKHGGAESYVERLAGNTLKYPTGAASGSVAEVTPNIEFEEGQRLVRERSYFKRNPQLVQAAKERYKYVCQACNFRFRDKYGELGGNYIECHHLNPLSEREDEGKSSSTSLDEVTVLCSNCHRMVHRTRPAMPLERLREIIAGVGASG
- a CDS encoding TIGR03862 family flavoprotein; its protein translation is MSEPTGRGGRAETVRALVIGAGPAGLMAAEVLSGAGVSVVVADQMPTPARKFLMAGKSGLNLTKVDDGFEGAYGEVSSAFARAVAAFGPQEVMRWAEGLGQEVFVGSTGRVFPVAMKASPLLRAWLGRLDGRGVALRTRWRWAGWRDGRAVFDTPEGPQEVDAEITVLAMGGASWRRLGSDGAWAAQMPGSVAPFRAANVGLRVDWSAHMARWHGEPLKGVAFHAGDVTSRGEAVVTTRGLEGGGVYSVSAAVRDGAALTVDLLPDLSHAVVAERLAQQSAKASLATRLRKALRLDGARAALFHEFGRPLGADLARTIKALPVRHAGVLPMDEAISTAGGLRFDALDGFRLAGHAGVYAAGEMLDWEAPTGGWLITGCLATGRAAARQALSEASPPRLGAEAGGVSP
- a CDS encoding sugar ABC transporter permease; amino-acid sequence: MKLLSRLGAYGVLALFVFIAVYPISRILTISLRPGDQLLSRSLALIPDGATLDNYRMLLTETPFLRWLGNSLLVALVVTITGVALASTAGYALSRHRFKGRKAALSGILVTQMFPATMLLLPLYIVLINLGLINSYIGIVIIYSATALPFCVWQMKGYYDTIPASLEEAARIDGATPWQAFYKVILPLAAPALVITALFSFMSAWNEYVVAAVVLQDTELFTLPVGLKGFQASMSTQWGLYAAGSLLVSIPVIALFLVLSRYLISGLTLGAVKG